One Oryza brachyantha chromosome 3, ObraRS2, whole genome shotgun sequence DNA segment encodes these proteins:
- the LOC121053819 gene encoding putative disease resistance RPP13-like protein 1, which translates to MAGLISSGIIKWTASKLSSLVPAPSGASPSNEQSSALRDVRTLQRTMTRIQRTLATTDEHDTRDASERLRLWELQQFAYDAQDAIDEYKFELLRRRMDDPNSHGDGSGSRKRKHKGDKKEPEPEPEEVSVPDELAVRVRKILERFKEITKAWDDLRLDDTDTVMQDEEHSILPLPTTPHVDVPTIFGRDEDKEKIIKMLLSVDCANGGDVSVLPVVGMGGVGKTALVQLVYNDRRVLNRFDLLGWVHVSENFDPKIIMSKIIMSFTKKPCQTTEMDQLQYMLMEQVVGRKLLLVLDDVWNERKDLWDALLSAMSPAQSSIILVTTRNTNVSTMVQTMHPYTMSCLPFEESWRLFKQMAFLHQDEGMKTNFEDIGRKIVQKCAGLPLAVKAIGSALRFEENEEKWNYILESEQWELPRAEDTVMPALKLSYDQMPIHLKRCFVFFTLFPKGHIFLKENVIYLWMSLGILRRTGQRNLDNVARCFDDLIQRTMVEKIIFDGGHGCFSMHDLVHDLALFVSCEDIFRVDTQYMHSLNEASGSLRYFSLVVSSSDHTNLDLRTLPVSGGIRIFQVVNSMDDNRRYFSSFFKNNRRRFSKLFSHHIDLTFPNDLWSSFRHLRALDLSRSSMKILPDSIGELKLLRYLSIFQTRISKLPESICTLYNLKILDARTNFLDELPQGIQKLINLQHLSLDLWSPLCMPTGMGNLTKLQTLTRYSVGSGNWHCNISELHYLVNIQGELTITGLGRVDKVDDAQTANLISKEHVQILRLDWSDGFYSRECDHNSSHADVKATPELAEEVFESLKPHRNLEELEVDEYVGHKYPSWFGDSAYSQLAKVTLWKQGCKFLPTLGQLPRLRKLEVIRMEEVERIGQEFHGKNSTNRFPALEELEFEKMPKWVEWSGVADADFPSLRQLKIKDCNELRILPQKLSPSLKNLVINKCERLARLPTVANLTSLLLKGNFSEEIHSGLDFPVLKVLKVCFSQELVSIELNSKELPMLEALAISGCRRLFSVEGLCSLKSLKLLSIKYCPNLQCPLQPLPQQLQQCEITNCPQLQEWANWQQSLIDKEDKLQEFDNVSYDPEVLHALSDDSEDDFEPFDEDEDDNIYDEMLDVGQSSRTAINGDDESDDYV; encoded by the exons ATGGCTGGCCTGATTTCTTCTGGGATCATCAAGTGGACGGCAAGCAAGCTTTCTTCACTGGTTCCTGCACCATCTGGGGCTTCACCATCCAATGAGCAGAGCTCTGCACTCAGGGATGTGAGGACGCTGCAGAGGACAATGACGAGGATCCAACGAACACTTGCTACCACCGATGAGCACGACACCAGAGATGCATCCGAGAGGCTTCGCCTTTGGGAGCTCCAGCAGTTCGCCTACGATGCCCAAGATGCAATCGACGAGTACAAGTTTGAGCTCCTGCGGCGAAGGATGGATGACCCGAACAGTCATGGAGATGGCAGCGGTAGCCGTAAACGCAAGCACAAAGGGGACAAGAAG GAACCTGAACCTGAACCTGAGGAAGTCTCAGTGCCGGATGAGTTGGCTGTCCGAGTAAGAAAAATCCTAGAAAGATTTAAGGAGATCACAAAGGCATGGGATGATCTCCGTCTGGATGACACAGATACAGTAATGCAAGATGAGGAACATAGCATCCTCCCACTGCCTACTACCCCACATGTAGATGTGCCTACAATCTTTGGTAGAGATGAAGATAAGGAAAAGATAATTAAGATGCTTCTATCTGTGGATTGTGCCAATGGAGGAGATGTGTCAGTTCTTCCCGTTGTTGGAATGGGTGGAGTAGGAAAGACAGCCCTTGTTCAACTAGTGTACAATGACCGAAGGGTTCTGAACAGGTTTGATCTGTTGGGCTGGGTTCATGTCTCAGAGAATTTTGATCCCAAAATTATAATGAGCAAAATTATCATGTCGTTTACGAAAAAACCGTGCCAGACGACAGAAATGGATCAGCTCCAGTATATGCTAATGGAACAAGTTGTTGGTAGAAAGTTGCTGCTGGTTCTTGATGATGTGTGGAATGAGAGAAAGGATCTTTGGGATGCACTGTTGTCAGCCATGTCACCTGCACAATCAAGCATAATATTGGTAACTACTCGCAATACAAATGTGTCAACCATGGTCCAGACAATGCATCCCTACACAATGAGCTGCCTACCTTTTGAGGAATCTTGGAGACTATTCAAGCAGATGGCATTTTTGCACCAAGATGAGGGTATGAAAACAAACTTTGAGGATATTGGCAGAAAAATTGTTCAGAAATGTGCTGGCCTGCCTTTAGCAGTCAAGGCAATTGGTAGCGCGCTTCGCTTTGAGGAGAATGAGGAGAAATGGAACTATATATTGGAGAGTGAACAATGGGAGTTGCCAAGAGCAGAGGATACTGTCATGCCAGCATTGAAATTAAGCTATGATCAAATGCCAATCCACTTGAAACGGTGCTTCGTTTTCTTCACTTTATTCCCTAAGGGACACATTTTCTTGAAGGAAAATGTGATATACCTGTGGATGTCTCTGGGTATCCTTAGGCGGACCGGCCAGAGAAACCTTGATAATGTTGCAAGGTGCTTCGATGACTTGATTCAGAGGACTATGGttgagaaaataatttttgatgGAGGACATGGCTGCTTTTCCATGCATGACCTTGTGCATGATCTTGCTTTATTCGTCTCATGTGAAGATATTTTTAGAGTAGACACTCAGTACATGCATTCTTTGAATGAAGCATCAGGAAGCCTTaggtatttttctttagttgtgAGTTCTTCTGACCATACTAATTTGGATTTGCGTACATTACCGGTTTCTGGAGGTATCAGGATATTTCAAGTTGTAAATTCTATGGATGACAACAGACgatatttttcatccttcTTCAAAAATAACAGAAGACGCTTCTCCAAGTTGTTTTCACATCACATTGATCTTACATTCCCTAATGATCTGTGGAGCAGTTTTCGACATCTGAGAGCTTTAGATTTAAGCCGCAGCTCCATGAAAATTTTGCCAGATTCAATTGGAGAACTGAAATTGCTCAGATACCTCAGTATTTTCCAAACAAGAATTTCCAAGCTCCCAGAATCTATTTGTACCCTTTACAATTTGAAGATCTTAGATGCGAGAACAAACTTTCTTGATGAGCTACCACAAGGTATTCAGAAGCTGATCAACCTCCAGCATCTCAGTTTAGACCTGTGGTCTCCCCTGTGCATGCCAACAGGCATGGGAAATTTGACCAAACTACAAACCTTAACGAGGTATAGTGTTGGAAGTGGCAATTGGCACTGCAACATTTCTGAACTACATTATTTGGTGAATATCCAAGGTGAGTTGACAATTACAGGATTAGGTAGAGTGGACAAAGTTGATGATGCTCAAACAGCCAACCTGATTAGCAAAGAACATGTGCAGATTCTAAGGCTAGATTGGTCTGATGGATTCTACTCTCGTGAATGTGACCACAATTCCAGTCATGCTGATGTAAAAGCAACACCAGAGCTAGCAGAGGAGGTATTTGAGAGCTTAAAGCCACACAGAAACTTGGAGGAGTTAGAGGTAGATGAGTATGTTGGGCACAAATACCCAAGTTGGTTTGGAGATTCTGCCTATTCACAACTGGCCAAGGTGACTTTGTGGAAGCAAGGCTGCAAGTTCCTTCCAACACTTGGCCAATTGCCCCGGCTGCGAAAACTTGAAGTTATACGCATGGAGGAAGTAGAGAGAATCGGACAGGAGTTTCATGGCAAGAACTCCACAAATCGGTTCCCGGCATTGGAGGAGCTAGAGTTTGAGAAAATGCCGAAATGGGTGGAGTGGTCTGGAGTTGCTGATGCTGACTTCCCTTCACTCCGTCAGCTGAAAATCAAGGATTGCAATGAATTGAGAATCCTTCCACAGAAGCTATCACCCTCTTTGAAAAATTTGGTCATCAACAAATGTGAAAGGCTGGCTAGACTGCCAACTGTTGCTAACCTCACTAGCTTACTCTTGAAGGGTAATTTTAGCGAAGAAATACACAGCGGTTTGGATTTTCCAGTGCTCAAGGTATTAAAAGTGTGTTTTTCACAAGAACTTGTGAGCATTGAACTTAACAGCAAGGAGCTACCAATGCTTGAGGCACTAGCTATAAGTGGATGCAGGAGGTTATTTTCTGTGGAAGGATTATGCAGCCTTAAATCGCTCAAGCTTCTGAGCATTAAGTATTGCCCAAACCTGCAGTGCCCTTTACAGCCCCTTCCACAACAGCTTCAGCAATGTGAAATCACAAACTGCCCTCAGTTGCAGGAATGGGCTAATTGGCAACAGTCTCTAATAGACAAGGAAGATAAG CTACAGGAATTTGATAATGTAAGCTATGATCCGGAGGTTCTTCATGCACTGAGTGATGATAGTGAGGACGATTTTGAACCTTTCGACGAAGATGAAGACGACAATATCTACGATGAAATGCTGGATGTTGGGCAATCAAGCCGGACAGCAATTAATGGCGATGATGAAAGTGACGATTATGTCTGA